A genomic segment from Takifugu rubripes chromosome 20, fTakRub1.2, whole genome shotgun sequence encodes:
- the dpt gene encoding dermatopontin, with product MIPAPVVLALSLLATAAAQSHDHHDMGWVNGYRQGFNFQCPHGEVIVAARSYYSEQDGSDRLWSFECQPTPEGLGEPSDCWWDDINRAGMEWTSSCSRNGLVAGVQSKYFESVLDREWQFYCCFYKRRCPYSCMKSSDVPEQYREEGELVVPSYGYFIRGAQTTFSGVLRDRQWKYTLCRMTDFDCEFQNL from the exons ATGATTCCTGCTCCCGTGGTGTTGGCGTTGTCTTTGCTGGCGACTGCGGCAGCTCAGTCCCACGACCATCATGACATGGGCTGGGTCAACGGCTACCGCCAGGGCTTCAACTTCCAGTGCCCCCACGGAGAGGTCATTGTTGCAGCCAGGAGCTACTACAGCGAGCAGGATGGATCCGACCGCTTGTGGTCATTTGAATGCCAGCCCACGCCGGAGGGTCTGGGGGAGCCCTCTGACTGTTGGTGGGACGACATCAACCGTGCTGGGATGGAATG GACTTCATCGTGCAGTCGCAATGGTCTGGTAGCCGGTGTGCAAAGCAAGTACTTTGAATCTGTCCTTGACCGGGAATGGCAGttctactgctgcttctacaaACGCCGCTGCCCATATTCCTGCAT GAAGTCCTCTGATGTCCCTGAGCAGTAccgagaggagggggagctggTGGTTCCTAGTTATGGCTACTTCATCCGTGGGGCTCAGACCACCTTCAGTGGGGTGTTGAG AGACCGACAGTGGAAGTACACCCTGTGCAGAATGACAGATTTTGACTGTGAATTTCAAAATTTATAG